Below is a window of Candidatus Krumholzibacteriia bacterium DNA.
AGCCAGCGCGGCGACAGGTGCGCTTCCTCGACGATTTCCTCGACAGAGCCACCGGTGCGCCAGCGGTCGTCCCAGTCGGGCGTCATGGCGTACTCCGCTGCGATGCGGTGCGGGATCCAGTCCGTGAGGGTGCGCCGGCCACGGTTGGCGACCACCATGGAGTCCATCCACTCGCTGGCGGAGAGGACGCTCTCCTGGTAGCGCTTGGACTCGGACCAGAACAGTTGCGGCGAGATGGCCGCGACGACCTTGACGTTGAGCTTCTCCTGCGCCAGGTCCGGGAGGATGCGTACCAAGTTCGCCGTCGTCGACGTGCCGCTCACGATGACCACACCGCGCTGCGGCTGCCCCGGATGGTAGTCACGCAGCACATAGGCGCCGCGCGCTGCGGCGGTGTACGACGGGATCCCCAGAGCGGCGCGGTCGGGGATCTCGATGGCAGGCCGCGTCAGATGCAGCGCCAGGATGGGGGCGCCATGGCGGAGGCCCGCGGCGATGGCCACGGGCACCTCGTTGTGTTCCCACGGGTGCAGGTCGACGACCTGCATGTCCGGGAAGAGCTGGGTCACGTACGGTTCGTAGATGCCGAAGTGCGTGCGCGAGTCTTCCGCCGTCTCGGGACCGGAGTGGCCGGCCACCCAGAGCACCTTGCCGAGGCGGATCTGGCAATCCTGGACGACCTGACTGAACAAACGCATGGGGCCGTACTTGAGATAGACGAAGGATCCGTAGGTCGAGCAGGCGCTCATGAAGCCCGACCATTCTTCGAACGGCCGCTCCGATAGGTTGGTGGAAGCGATGCCGCAAGCGATGCCGGCGTTGGTGAACTCGGTGATTTCTTGCGGCAAGAGCACGCCCTCGGGATTCGATGTGCGCTCGTACCAGCCGTAGCCGGCGAAGCTGCCAAAACCCTTGGCGAAACCGGCGATGTTGGTGGAATCGGCGAGGTCCGCCGACATGGCCAGGAACAGCGGGCGCCCGTATTTCGCCTGCGACCAGGCGTTCACCCACGCGCCCCACTTGGCGAGGGCCGCCCGGTTCGGCGCCTTGGCACCGGGCTTCTCGAACAGCTCCTGGGGATAGCGCTCGTAGTCCGTGAGCTCCGGATCCGTCGCCGGGTTGCCGGGCCGGGGGAAGCGGAAGCTGGGGATGGACTCGGGCACCGAATCTCCCAGCTCCACCAGGCGGTCGGCCATGTAGCGCACGCACTCCACGTCGTCGTGCAACACCTTCATGACCACCGTGAAGTTGTGCACCACTTGCTGGCGCCAGGCCTCGGCGCTGGCGGGCACGGGGTCGTTCATCCCGGCGAACTCCACGCCGTACTTGGCGGCGAACTCTTGCCGTCCCTTCCAGTACAGCTCGCTGTTGGGCTTGTGCGGCGTGCCGTGGGACTTGGCGTCGAGCACGCCGTAGCCCCGCCCCTTGCGGGTACGGAAGTAGCAGACGCTGGGGACATGCTGCGGGTTGTCGCCGTGCACGGTCTCGAGCA
It encodes the following:
- a CDS encoding transketolase, encoding MAPSTTSSSRVDALVREQEQHFQHWEKIKDVVDQCIDMMLNYRQSGHPGGSRSKVHAMLVLLLGGVMRWDLRHPEKRFGDRFVLVAGHCTPLLYSMLAVLSESLRVLHRETGEARYRIPKSEEFALHWEDLLLFRRNRGLPGHAEMEGKTLFVKANTGPSGHGSPPAAGIAMALKRAGAEGVRVFALEGEGGLTPGAAHETRNSAWGLGLDNLVYCVDWNDFGIDERPASSVVHGSPADWFGASGWRVIGVEQGMDWPELTRGLLETVHGDNPQHVPSVCYFRTRKGRGYGVLDAKSHGTPHKPNSELYWKGRQEFAAKYGVEFAGMNDPVPASAEAWRQQVVHNFTVVMKVLHDDVECVRYMADRLVELGDSVPESIPSFRFPRPGNPATDPELTDYERYPQELFEKPGAKAPNRAALAKWGAWVNAWSQAKYGRPLFLAMSADLADSTNIAGFAKGFGSFAGYGWYERTSNPEGVLLPQEITEFTNAGIACGIASTNLSERPFEEWSGFMSACSTYGSFVYLKYGPMRLFSQVVQDCQIRLGKVLWVAGHSGPETAEDSRTHFGIYEPYVTQLFPDMQVVDLHPWEHNEVPVAIAAGLRHGAPILALHLTRPAIEIPDRAALGIPSYTAAARGAYVLRDYHPGQPQRGVVIVSGTSTTANLVRILPDLAQEKLNVKVVAAISPQLFWSESKRYQESVLSASEWMDSMVVANRGRRTLTDWIPHRIAAEYAMTPDWDDRWRTGGSVEEIVEEAHLSPRWLLQGIERFVRERDTRLRRLREAVEQAEKA